A window of the Aquarana catesbeiana isolate 2022-GZ linkage group LG05, ASM4218655v1, whole genome shotgun sequence genome harbors these coding sequences:
- the LOC141145950 gene encoding cyclic nucleotide-gated channel alpha-2-like, producing MSMDLVQQVRKQRRLRFLEQGRLVRDTKILSDNYIHTLQFKLDVLSILPTDLGYFALGLHWPELRFNRLLHFPRMFECFDQTETRTSYPNIFRIINLVLYIILIIHWNACIYYVISKAIGFGTDTWVYPNITDTEHGYLTRAYVYCLYWSTLTLTTIGNSPTPMTDTEYVFIVFDFLVGVLIFATIVGNVGSMISNMNATRTEFQGKIDAIKHYMQFRKVSKDLEAKVIRWFDYVWTDEKTVDEKEVLKNLPAKLRAEIAINVHLETLRKVRIFQNCEAGLLVELVLKLHPQVFSPGDYICRKGDIGREMYIIKEGKLAVVGEDGITQYAILTSGSCFGEISILNIKGSKMGNRRTASIRSLGYSDLFCLSKDDLMEALVEYPDAKKILEERGREILTKEGLLDETKEKNVMEGKSPEEKLEVLESNVDILNTRFARLLREYSSAHKSLKQRAILLEGRLKVLQERDESSDEM from the exons ATGTCTATGGATCTCGTCCAGCAGGTCCGCAAACAGCGCCGTCTCA gATTTTTGGAACAGGGGAGGTTGGTCCGAGATACAAAAATACTAAGTGACAACTACATCCATACCTTGCAGTTTAAACTGGATGTACTTTCTATCCTTCCAACCGATCTCGGTTACTTTGCTCTTGGACTGCATTGGCCAGAGCTGCGCTTCAACAGACTTCTGCACTTTCCACGCATGTTTGAATGCTTCGACCAGACGGAGACTCGGACTAGTTACCCCAATATCTTTAGAATCATTAACCTAGTTTTGTACATTATACTAATTATACATTGGAATGCCTGCATTTATTATGTCATATCTAAGGCCATTGGTTTTGGTACAGATACATGGGTCTACCCAAATATTACTGATACTGAACATGGTTACCTAACTCGTGCCTATGTCTACTGTCTGTACTGGTCCACTTTGACTCTCACCACCATTGGGAATTCCCCAACCCCCATGACCGACACAGAGTATGTCTTCATCGTTTTTGACTTTTTGGTTGGAGTTCTGATCTTCGCCACCATTGTTGGTAATGTGGGCTCCATGATCTCAAACATGAATGCCACGAGGACTGAGTTCCAGGGTAAAATAGATGCcatcaagcattacatgcagtTTAGAAAAGTAAGCAAGGATTTGGAGGCCAAAGTCATCCGATGGTTTGACTACGTATGGACAGACGAAAAGACAGTGGATGAAAAGGAGGTGTTGAAGAATCTCCCTGCCAAACTGAGAGCGGAAATAGCCATAAATGTTCATCTGGAAACTTTGAGAAAG GTTCGGATCTTCCAGAACTGTGAAGCCGGTCTCTTGGTTGAGTTGGTTCTAAAACTCCATCCTCAAGTTTTCAGCCCCGGCGATTACATCTGCCGTAAAGGGGACATCGGTAGAGAGATGTACATCATCAAGGAGGGGAAGCTTGCTGTTGTCGGAGAGGATGGAATTACTCAGTACGCTATTCTCACTTCAGGGAGTTGTTTCGGTGAGATTAGTATCCTCAACATCAAAGGGAGTAAGATGGGAAATCGAAGGACGGCCAGTATTCGGAGCCTTGGGTACTCGGACCTTTTCTGCCTTTCGAAGGATGACCTGATGGAAGCTTTAGTAGAGTATCCAGATGCCAAGAAGATCttggaagagagaggaagagaaatacTGACCAAGGAAGGCCTGCTTGATGAGACGAAGGAGAAAAATGTGATGGAAGGTAAATCTCCTGAAGAAAAACTGGAGGTTCTGGAATCCAATGTGGACATCCTAAACACTCGCTTTGCTCGTTTGCTCCGGGAATACAGTTCTGCTCATAAAAGCCTCAAACAAAGGGCCATCCTACTAGAGGGAAGATTAAAGGTCCTTCAGGAGCGAGATGAGTCCTCAGATGAGATGTAG